Proteins encoded within one genomic window of Polaribacter sp. NJDZ03:
- a CDS encoding DUF2061 domain-containing protein, whose translation MILDQIIFSKKAQSKGFEEDKSSEKPLRSVLKALSWRVVGTVDTLVVSYYVTGEFTLAASIASVDFLTKLVLYFFHERVWNKVKWGK comes from the coding sequence ATGATTTTAGACCAAATCATTTTTAGCAAAAAAGCACAGAGTAAAGGTTTTGAAGAAGATAAGTCTTCAGAAAAACCTTTACGAAGTGTGCTAAAAGCATTAAGCTGGAGAGTTGTTGGTACTGTAGATACTTTAGTGGTATCTTATTATGTAACCGGTGAGTTTACATTGGCAGCATCAATTGCTTCGGTAGATTTTTTAACAAAATTAGTTTTATACTTCTTTCACGAGCGAGTATGGAATAAAGTAAAATGGGGAAAATAA
- a CDS encoding Rrf2 family transcriptional regulator, which produces MLSKKTKYGIKALTYLARQKDKTPVSIAIISESENISLKFLESILLTLRKNGLLASKKGKGGGYYLLMEPKDIQMTTIMRVLEGPIAMIPCVSLNFYEKCADCPDENLCAVNKLMIQVRDSSLQIFKNTTLSDLCSCN; this is translated from the coding sequence ATGCTATCTAAAAAAACAAAATACGGTATTAAAGCGCTAACATATCTAGCAAGGCAAAAGGATAAAACACCTGTTTCTATTGCAATAATATCAGAAAGTGAAAACATTTCTTTAAAGTTTTTAGAAAGTATTTTGTTAACACTTCGTAAAAACGGATTATTAGCCTCTAAAAAAGGAAAAGGTGGTGGTTACTACCTTTTAATGGAGCCTAAAGATATCCAGATGACAACTATTATGCGGGTTCTAGAAGGGCCTATTGCTATGATTCCTTGCGTTAGTTTAAACTTCTATGAAAAGTGTGCAGATTGCCCAGACGAAAACCTTTGTGCAGTTAATAAATTAATGATTCAGGTTAGAGATAGTTCACTTCAAATTTTTAAAAACACTACATTATCAGATCTTTGTAGCTGTAATTAA
- a CDS encoding efflux RND transporter periplasmic adaptor subunit, producing the protein MNKGIIFFIILLIGAGFAVITFKNTQKTIPNEAPKYRDISKTNFFLGKFKPYEMVLVQPEISGIIDSIYIKSGDKVSVGDKIAKLRIVPIPEELERTKKALRIASTDLKQKIINHNRNTNLFNKGVISRMEFENTALELNFAKIENSNAQNNYNISQKGFSKNVNASPNIVKATINGEVLNVLVKKGVNVTKRNTYNDGNTIATIVNTSSFMYEFEITESDISHIKIGDTFSVSIKALNNKLVNARVNELIPLIKKDESFYYLVSAIVLDTISTLKPGFTGLAEFTLQHKEDVLSVKEKNIIFRNRKSFIELIGENDVIETVEVKVGISDGVYTEVLSKLKKSDKIKIQ; encoded by the coding sequence ATGAATAAAGGAATCATTTTTTTTATAATACTATTAATAGGGGCTGGGTTTGCCGTTATTACTTTTAAAAACACACAAAAAACAATTCCTAACGAAGCTCCTAAATATAGAGACATTAGTAAAACCAACTTCTTTTTGGGTAAATTTAAACCTTATGAAATGGTATTGGTTCAGCCAGAAATATCAGGCATTATTGATTCAATTTATATAAAGAGTGGAGACAAAGTATCTGTAGGAGATAAAATTGCAAAATTAAGAATTGTTCCAATTCCTGAAGAATTAGAAAGAACAAAAAAGGCTTTAAGAATTGCAAGTACAGACTTAAAGCAAAAAATAATCAATCATAATAGAAATACTAATTTATTTAATAAAGGAGTAATATCAAGAATGGAATTTGAAAATACAGCATTAGAACTTAATTTTGCTAAAATCGAAAATTCTAATGCTCAAAATAACTACAATATTTCTCAAAAAGGGTTTTCTAAAAATGTTAATGCATCACCAAATATTGTAAAAGCAACTATTAATGGAGAGGTTTTAAATGTATTAGTAAAAAAAGGAGTAAACGTAACAAAAAGAAACACGTATAATGATGGTAATACGATTGCTACAATAGTTAACACTAGTAGTTTTATGTATGAATTTGAGATTACAGAGTCAGATATTTCTCATATTAAGATCGGAGATACTTTTAGTGTTTCTATAAAGGCTCTAAATAATAAATTGGTAAATGCAAGGGTTAATGAGCTAATTCCTTTAATTAAGAAAGATGAAAGTTTTTATTATTTAGTAAGTGCTATTGTTTTAGATACTATCTCTACTCTTAAACCTGGTTTTACTGGTTTAGCAGAATTTACGCTTCAACATAAAGAAGATGTATTAAGTGTTAAAGAGAAAAATATAATTTTTAGAAATAGAAAGTCATTTATAGAACTTATTGGTGAAAATGATGTTATCGAAACTGTTGAGGTAAAAGTTGGTATTTCAGATGGTGTTTACACAGAAGTTTTGTCAAAACTAAAAAAATCAGATAAAATCAAAATTCAGTAA
- a CDS encoding ABC transporter permease codes for MFRTPEILSAIYKNKDKSIIAGITVAWGIMLLILLVGTGQGLQNGVKKIFSDYTVKTIEVFSGEASISDISVNKGDLITFNILDIKKISSTFNYIENISPVVDVKIPAITSERKSINRFSLKGVNEKYFNIKTLKLNKGRVFNTRDRSRKNIILGYEIAKNLFNNINCVGRIVFLNNVGYKIIGVIEKDNLFNNSGYNAYIHYENALNISTQRSFNEFILSLKSKVNTEEFQKTLKVYLSIKKGINPKDKTAFFFNNIENTLKTFNTLFNAINLFLWFIGISFLISGMLSIFNIMTVIVKDRIGEFGIRKALGATPNSIQIMVLIESLIITVVSGVIGLIVGFFLIYLINLYIEISGGNNEFLILDINKYVILSAIFLLTVSGCIAGIIPARKASEILPIEALRTLNN; via the coding sequence ATGTTTAGAACACCTGAGATTTTAAGTGCTATCTATAAAAATAAAGATAAAAGCATTATTGCTGGCATTACAGTGGCATGGGGAATTATGTTGTTAATTTTGTTAGTAGGTACTGGTCAAGGCCTTCAAAATGGCGTTAAAAAAATTTTCTCGGATTACACGGTTAAAACAATTGAAGTCTTTTCTGGTGAAGCTTCTATATCAGACATTAGTGTAAATAAAGGAGATTTAATTACTTTTAATATTTTAGATATCAAAAAAATATCTTCTACTTTTAACTATATAGAGAATATATCACCAGTTGTTGATGTTAAAATACCAGCAATTACTTCAGAAAGAAAAAGTATTAATCGATTTTCTCTAAAAGGTGTTAATGAAAAATATTTCAATATAAAAACACTTAAATTAAATAAAGGAAGAGTTTTTAATACTAGAGATCGTAGTAGGAAAAATATTATTTTAGGTTATGAAATTGCAAAAAATCTCTTCAATAATATTAATTGTGTAGGTAGAATTGTTTTTTTAAATAATGTTGGTTATAAAATTATAGGTGTTATTGAAAAAGATAACTTATTTAATAACTCAGGTTACAATGCTTATATCCATTATGAAAACGCATTAAATATAAGCACTCAAAGAAGTTTTAATGAATTTATTTTATCGTTAAAAAGTAAAGTTAACACAGAAGAATTTCAAAAAACACTTAAAGTCTATTTATCAATAAAAAAAGGAATAAACCCCAAAGATAAAACAGCTTTCTTTTTTAATAATATCGAAAATACATTAAAAACGTTCAATACTTTATTTAATGCTATAAATCTGTTTTTATGGTTTATCGGAATTTCTTTTTTAATAAGTGGCATGTTAAGTATTTTTAATATAATGACTGTTATTGTTAAAGATAGAATAGGGGAGTTTGGTATACGAAAAGCTTTAGGAGCTACACCAAATTCAATTCAGATTATGGTTTTAATAGAATCTTTAATAATTACGGTGGTTTCTGGAGTTATAGGCTTAATTGTTGGGTTCTTTTTAATATATCTTATCAATTTATATATAGAAATTAGTGGTGGAAATAACGAGTTTCTAATTTTAGATATTAACAAGTATGTTATTTTATCAGCAATATTTTTATTAACAGTGTCAGGATGTATTGCCGGTATAATACCTGCAAGAAAAGCTTCAGAAATTTTACCAATAGAAGCATTAAGAACTTTAAACAATTAA
- a CDS encoding peptidase domain-containing ABC transporter gives MNKYKKYVVLQHDQKDCGCACLKMALRYYGGDANLEYLKEISGTNSEGTSLLGLIQASEKVGLLSEAYQASIEDIKKIKEPFFLHVELNGFLHYLICFDYHEKKGFTVVDPGIGLVTYSEEDLLEIWKDGYILIVKKEKGGVSLKTSGKGYLNWVLNMMKKDASYYISAVFLGIVIALLNMTTLVFTEKLIDVVLPSRSLSLLFKTLTIWFVLLLITIALNYVRSVVLIQQAYNFNVRVFRFFFKRLLKMPKVFFDSKRQGDMIARMNDTERIQQNIKTIIADSFIQFFMIIVAVGFLIYYSVEVALIVLASFPILYLCSWLFNKKIKKLQHKMFNDYAQTESNYIDTISGIETIKVFNKESFYFKKNASFYKSFQNSILSLFKYEINQGTLIEICSTIISASGIAYAVLLVFNRVLEVGDLIAIISLIFMIIEGMKGIVQLNFEIFESKIAIERMFDFVERSDEIDEKKVSSNSKIIEDIQTISINNLSFSYPGQDFLITAANLTLNKGQITFLKGQSGSGKSTLSQLLLKFYKQNTGTITINNNYLLESIETNLWRNQIAYVPQNIKIFNENILYNISLNDKKDDNEVMDFCRNELKIENIFSKFKDSYWTVLGEEGVTPSGGEKQIIAIARALFFKPKVLILDEATASMDIATQNRILEILDVIKKDMIILFITHNEELSSNNLANTYLLKDKIISLK, from the coding sequence ATGAACAAGTATAAGAAATATGTTGTTTTGCAACATGACCAAAAAGATTGTGGTTGTGCCTGTTTAAAGATGGCACTCCGTTACTACGGAGGTGATGCAAACTTAGAGTATCTTAAAGAAATTAGCGGAACAAACTCTGAAGGCACCTCATTGTTAGGTTTAATTCAGGCTTCAGAAAAAGTAGGTTTGTTGTCAGAGGCTTATCAAGCTAGTATTGAAGATATAAAAAAAATAAAAGAACCATTTTTTCTTCATGTTGAACTTAATGGCTTTTTACATTATTTAATTTGTTTTGATTATCATGAAAAAAAGGGGTTTACAGTTGTAGATCCAGGCATTGGTTTGGTAACGTATTCTGAAGAAGATTTATTGGAAATCTGGAAAGATGGTTATATCCTTATCGTTAAGAAAGAAAAGGGTGGTGTTTCGTTAAAAACGTCAGGTAAAGGATATTTGAACTGGGTTTTAAATATGATGAAAAAAGACGCGTCATATTATATTTCTGCTGTGTTTTTAGGGATTGTTATTGCGTTACTAAATATGACTACTTTAGTTTTTACAGAAAAACTAATAGATGTTGTATTGCCTTCCAGAAGTTTGTCGTTACTATTTAAAACACTAACTATATGGTTTGTCTTACTTTTAATTACAATAGCACTAAATTATGTTCGGTCTGTTGTTTTAATTCAGCAAGCTTACAATTTTAACGTTCGTGTTTTTCGTTTCTTTTTTAAGCGATTATTAAAAATGCCTAAGGTTTTTTTTGATAGTAAAAGACAAGGAGATATGATTGCTAGGATGAATGATACAGAACGTATTCAGCAAAATATTAAAACAATTATAGCCGATTCTTTTATTCAGTTTTTTATGATAATTGTAGCAGTAGGTTTTTTAATTTATTATTCAGTAGAAGTTGCATTAATAGTCTTAGCCTCTTTTCCTATCCTTTATCTCTGTTCTTGGCTTTTTAATAAGAAAATAAAGAAACTTCAACATAAAATGTTTAATGATTATGCTCAAACCGAGTCTAATTATATCGATACAATAAGTGGAATAGAAACTATAAAAGTATTTAATAAAGAAAGCTTTTACTTTAAAAAAAATGCAAGCTTTTATAAGTCTTTTCAGAATTCAATATTAAGTCTATTTAAATATGAAATCAATCAAGGTACTTTAATTGAAATTTGTAGTACAATTATTAGCGCTTCTGGAATTGCATATGCTGTTTTGTTAGTCTTTAATAGAGTTTTAGAGGTTGGAGATTTAATAGCTATTATCTCATTGATATTTATGATTATTGAAGGAATGAAAGGTATTGTTCAGCTTAACTTTGAAATTTTTGAAAGTAAAATAGCTATTGAGCGTATGTTTGATTTTGTAGAGAGAAGTGATGAAATTGATGAAAAGAAAGTAAGCTCTAATTCTAAAATAATTGAAGATATACAGACCATTTCTATCAATAATTTATCTTTTTCTTACCCAGGACAAGATTTTCTAATAACTGCAGCTAATTTAACCTTAAATAAAGGACAAATAACTTTTCTTAAAGGCCAAAGCGGAAGTGGAAAAAGTACCTTGTCTCAACTCTTATTAAAGTTCTATAAGCAGAATACAGGTACTATTACAATAAATAACAACTATTTACTTGAGTCTATAGAAACAAATCTATGGAGAAATCAAATAGCCTATGTGCCTCAAAATATTAAAATTTTTAATGAAAACATTTTATATAACATATCTTTAAATGATAAAAAAGATGATAATGAGGTTATGGATTTTTGCAGAAATGAGCTAAAAATTGAAAATATTTTTTCAAAATTTAAAGACTCTTATTGGACAGTTTTAGGAGAGGAAGGTGTAACGCCTTCTGGAGGAGAGAAACAGATTATAGCTATAGCAAGGGCTCTGTTTTTTAAACCAAAAGTTTTAATTTTAGATGAAGCAACAGCTTCAATGGATATCGCTACTCAAAATCGAATCTTAGAAATTCTAGATGTGATTAAAAAAGATATGATAATTCTTTTTATTACTCATAATGAAGAATTATCTTCTAATAATTTAGCAAACACTTATTTGTTAAAGGATAAAATAATTTCACTAAAATAG
- a CDS encoding peroxiredoxin has product MRKIIISIIVLGLSAIIFVVAHKALSIKEIEKEKTTFTKSNSTKLPLFEFFTLDSIPYSRYSLKKDKSLVLVYFDPDCGLCNKSGKVFGSFKKFHEKSQVLFVSYSSKDKIEAYKKRHNLNLVPNIKFLQCSSEDFYALFKESITPTYFIYNTKQELIKKINDDVPVKTILRYIKAAQVDEQV; this is encoded by the coding sequence ATGAGAAAAATAATAATTAGTATAATAGTTCTTGGTTTGTCTGCAATTATTTTTGTAGTTGCCCACAAGGCTTTAAGCATAAAAGAAATAGAAAAAGAAAAAACAACTTTTACTAAAAGTAATAGTACTAAACTTCCTTTATTTGAGTTTTTTACACTTGATTCAATTCCTTATTCTAGATATAGTTTAAAGAAAGATAAGAGTTTGGTTTTGGTTTATTTTGATCCGGATTGTGGTCTTTGTAATAAATCTGGTAAGGTTTTTGGTTCCTTTAAGAAGTTTCACGAAAAGTCTCAGGTTTTGTTCGTTTCTTATAGTTCAAAAGATAAAATTGAGGCTTATAAAAAGCGACATAATTTAAACCTTGTTCCAAACATTAAATTTTTACAGTGTAGTTCTGAAGATTTTTATGCACTCTTTAAAGAATCTATTACACCTACATATTTTATTTATAATACAAAGCAGGAACTTATCAAAAAAATTAATGATGATGTGCCAGTAAAAACTATTTTAAGATATATTAAAGCGGCACAAGTTGATGAACAAGTATAA
- a CDS encoding carboxypeptidase-like regulatory domain-containing protein, with translation MKKIILIFQLFFISILYGQDPIKGVILNTETNTPVVNANIYFNNTSIGTISNEDGAFVLRISEKLSNKTLMFSSLGFETQEIEVLKLKRHSDIIIKLKPINVLLDEVIITTSKTKLDGFQIVEKAFENYETNLPIEPYVAKGFIRHTEKTEKEYKWLVEGAFEMYDPGFDEKRGVKINVLENRKSLDNRVLDTAYMVRTYLRDVNNSSFRKNYKIAKDYKAISPIELDKAFVFYDNHYTSGYNKEMGLIEKLLSTDINKIRYFNKNEASFSKKNLKLYKFKIDTVLGYGDERVYKIKFSKLNKKSSRLDVGYLFVQNKSYAITEVEYSVLLAKPHHRRKVTGQKMLYATNIKFKEYNEKMYPFYISHKTFKTNNLRLLRNIENNKKEVPSIGHISHQEILFSEIINQKNAISKITSNLKLWNDNLFLKKKYNPSFWDNYNIFLESKEQQKQVKDLEQKMNLKEQFLNNN, from the coding sequence ATGAAAAAAATTATACTTATTTTTCAATTATTTTTTATTTCCATATTATATGGGCAAGATCCTATAAAAGGGGTTATTCTAAATACAGAAACAAATACTCCTGTTGTAAATGCTAACATATATTTTAACAACACATCAATAGGGACTATATCTAATGAAGATGGAGCGTTTGTATTGAGAATCTCTGAGAAACTTAGCAACAAGACTCTTATGTTTTCTTCATTAGGATTTGAAACTCAAGAAATAGAGGTTTTAAAATTAAAAAGACATAGCGATATAATAATAAAACTAAAGCCTATCAATGTGCTTCTTGATGAGGTGATAATCACTACAAGTAAAACCAAGCTAGATGGGTTTCAAATTGTTGAAAAAGCGTTTGAGAACTACGAGACCAATCTTCCTATAGAACCTTATGTAGCAAAAGGATTTATAAGGCACACAGAAAAAACAGAAAAAGAATACAAATGGCTTGTTGAGGGCGCATTTGAAATGTATGACCCAGGCTTTGATGAAAAAAGAGGAGTAAAAATTAATGTACTAGAAAATAGAAAATCTTTAGACAACAGGGTTTTAGATACAGCATATATGGTGAGAACTTATTTACGTGATGTTAACAATTCTAGCTTCAGAAAAAATTATAAAATAGCTAAAGATTACAAAGCTATTTCTCCAATAGAATTAGATAAAGCTTTTGTTTTCTATGATAACCATTATACATCTGGCTATAATAAAGAAATGGGACTAATAGAAAAACTGCTATCTACAGATATAAATAAAATTCGCTACTTTAATAAAAATGAAGCTTCGTTTAGTAAAAAGAACTTAAAGCTATATAAGTTTAAAATAGATACCGTTTTAGGGTATGGAGACGAAAGAGTTTACAAAATAAAATTCTCTAAATTAAATAAAAAATCAAGTAGGTTAGATGTTGGGTATTTATTTGTGCAGAATAAAAGTTATGCTATAACAGAAGTAGAGTATTCTGTATTGTTAGCAAAACCTCATCATCGACGAAAAGTCACAGGTCAAAAAATGCTATACGCTACAAATATTAAATTTAAAGAATATAACGAAAAAATGTATCCCTTCTATATATCTCACAAAACATTTAAAACAAACAATCTTCGTTTGTTAAGAAATATAGAAAATAATAAAAAAGAAGTTCCATCAATTGGTCATATATCTCATCAAGAAATTTTATTCTCAGAAATAATAAATCAAAAGAATGCAATTTCTAAAATAACTTCAAATCTTAAGCTTTGGAATGATAATTTATTCCTTAAAAAAAAGTATAACCCTTCTTTTTGGGATAATTATAATATTTTTTTAGAGAGTAAAGAGCAACAAAAGCAAGTAAAGGATTTAGAACAAAAAATGAATTTAAAAGAACAATTCTTAAACAATAATTAA
- a CDS encoding tol-pal system YbgF family protein — MIQEKDIDLITRFFDLALSDDELKELEQRLLNDVEFREKLETYKEANHIVNEHYLDDDKQAKTDKWKAILKTDKTIKSTKKTNWKWIGAIAAGFALLFSFWVLNNTLQEPDINKLLANAWDKKIGLNQNITRSASKDSIKDKITMAFKTYNKKDYQSTIHQVSNYKTGTLYYEDVLLLRGLSYYKKNKIDIALKTLDTLSNYHTGKKSKVANWYQGLIYLEQGNTKAASKFLKLPNYNIKELQLLEH; from the coding sequence ATGATTCAAGAAAAAGACATCGACTTAATTACGCGTTTTTTTGACTTAGCTCTTTCTGATGACGAATTAAAAGAGCTAGAACAAAGGTTATTGAATGATGTAGAGTTTCGTGAAAAATTAGAGACCTACAAAGAAGCTAATCATATAGTAAATGAACATTATCTGGATGATGATAAACAAGCTAAAACAGATAAATGGAAAGCAATTTTAAAGACTGATAAAACGATAAAATCTACCAAAAAAACCAATTGGAAGTGGATAGGAGCTATTGCTGCAGGATTTGCACTCTTATTTTCATTTTGGGTACTTAACAATACATTACAAGAACCAGATATAAATAAACTCTTAGCCAATGCTTGGGATAAAAAAATTGGCCTCAACCAAAACATTACTCGTAGCGCTAGTAAAGATTCTATAAAAGACAAAATTACAATGGCTTTTAAGACCTATAACAAAAAAGATTATCAATCTACTATTCATCAAGTAAGTAATTATAAAACAGGTACCTTGTATTATGAAGATGTTTTATTGCTTAGAGGACTTTCTTACTACAAAAAAAACAAAATAGATATTGCATTAAAAACATTAGATACACTTTCTAATTATCATACTGGTAAAAAATCTAAGGTTGCTAATTGGTATCAAGGGCTTATTTATCTCGAACAAGGAAATACTAAAGCAGCTAGCAAGTTTTTAAAATTACCTAACTACAACATAAAAGAATTACAACTCTTAGAACACTAG